Proteins encoded by one window of Cryptococcus gattii WM276 chromosome K, complete sequence:
- a CDS encoding Hypothetical protein (Similar to SGTC gene model, INSD accession EAL18206.1; CNBK2240), producing the protein MSNFTSCGSFSPSSFASATLILPAVSLGNVPQLTADLLIFSLGLKRVGFVGRGDTVAPFAGRGEKGGEIVTGVIEVYGQEGSELYVIQQRSPTLKSQKDRHITLLKTFINSNAFGAVLILTSLDSAIQNDAQLLTPYQRIIPPSLSSLPSQLQKIQNIPPLSLSLSQPAASVQNITSSYPPFLPAAGLTRRLLTALLEEKMPIPHGAIAAWCVEGDNRGDSRSFADMVLYVLDLQDVVQVQEPASWEGLFGTTEGWSGGSGADAELYG; encoded by the exons ATGTCCAACTTCACCTCTTGTGGAAGCTTTTCACCTTCAAGCTTTGCCTCTGCGACTCTGATTCTA CCCGCCGTGTCTTTGGGTAATGTCCCTCAGCTCACTGCGGACCTTTTGATCTTCTCACTTGGCCTCAAGAGAGTGGGTTTTGTAGGCAGGGGTGATACTGTCGCCCCCTTTgctggaagaggagagaaagggGGAGAGATTGTAACTGGAGTAATTGAAG TTTATGGTCAAGAAGGAAGCGAGCTGTATGTCATCCAACAAAGGTCACCAACCTTGAAA TCTCAGAAGGATCGTCATATCACTTTGTTGAAAACCTTCATCAATTCCAACGCTTTTGGCGCGGTCCTTATCCTTACTAGTCTGGATTCAGCAATTCAAAATGATGCCCAGCTCTT AACACCATACCAGCGGATAATTCCCCCGTCGCtttcatctcttcccagCCAGCTTCAAAAAATACAGAATATCCCACCACTGTCACTTAGTCTCTCTCAGCCAGCCGCTTCCGTTCAAAACATCACTTCCTCTTACCCGCCATTCCTTCCTGCGGCTGGCCTGACTCGGCGGCTATTAACAGCTCTTTTGGAAGAAAAAATGCCAATACCTCACGGTGCCATTGCCGCATGGTGTGTCGAAGGTGACAATAGAGGAGATTCTCGGAGCTTCGCCGATATGGTTTTATATGTGCTCGATCTGC AGGACGTTGTTCAAGTACAGGAGCCTGCTTCCTGGGAAGGACTTTTTGGAACTACGGAAGGATGGAGCGGGGGCTCGGGAGCCGATGCTGAGCTTTATGGTTGA